From Paraflavitalea devenefica, the proteins below share one genomic window:
- a CDS encoding plasmid pRiA4b ORF-3 family protein, translating to MAVLKFRIYFEEDDSIYRDVAVKHTQTFLQLHQIILKAYEFDSKHQATFYRSNDNWQRGREISFAKYDKPYKVAPLLMEETPIGSEIRDPNQKFIYNYDFVKGWSFMVELINVSKEENAKLDYPAVVKTEGIAPSQYGTKGLVGDKLTEVEEKYDLKAGAEGFGTEGDEEDEGLELGEEAEEEGGKEEEI from the coding sequence ATGGCTGTATTAAAATTCAGGATATACTTTGAAGAAGACGATAGTATTTATCGTGATGTGGCTGTAAAACATACGCAAACCTTCTTACAGCTACACCAGATAATCCTAAAGGCATACGAATTCGACAGCAAGCACCAGGCTACCTTCTACCGCAGCAATGATAACTGGCAGCGGGGAAGGGAGATCAGCTTTGCCAAATACGATAAGCCTTATAAAGTAGCCCCCCTCCTGATGGAGGAAACCCCCATCGGATCAGAGATCCGCGATCCCAACCAGAAATTCATCTACAACTACGATTTTGTAAAAGGATGGAGTTTTATGGTAGAGCTCATCAACGTGTCGAAAGAAGAGAACGCAAAACTGGATTATCCCGCGGTGGTAAAAACTGAAGGTATCGCGCCTTCCCAATATGGTACCAAAGGACTGGTAGGTGATAAACTCACAGAAGTAGAAGAAAAATATGACCTGAAAGCCGGCGCAGAAGGCTTCGGTACAGAAGGCGATGAGGAGGATGAAGGACTGGAACTGGGCGAAGAAGCAGAAGAGGAAGGCGGCAAAGAAGAGGAAATATAA
- the miaA gene encoding tRNA (adenosine(37)-N6)-dimethylallyltransferase MiaA yields the protein MQQTCIVIVGPTAVGKTALAIRVAEQFGTAIISADSRQCFREMTIGVAKPSAAELAQVKHYFINSHSVQDDVNAAVFEQYALQSVKEIYAQQPIAVMTGGTGLYIKAFCEGLDDIPPVSPAIRERITEQYQQHGLSWLQQQVAAQDPAYYNTGEIHNPQRLIRALEVKQATGQSIRQYQQGKKGVRPFRIVKIGLELPREDLYRNINQRVDIMMQQGLLEEVRSLLPFRHLNALQTVGYNELFNYLDGNDTLSGAIEAIKRNTRQYAKRQMTWFRKSVDVQWFSPHNDAVLLDYCRAAMTGP from the coding sequence ATGCAGCAAACCTGTATCGTTATTGTAGGCCCTACCGCTGTAGGTAAAACCGCCCTGGCCATCCGGGTGGCGGAACAGTTTGGTACAGCCATCATCTCTGCCGATTCCCGTCAATGTTTCCGCGAAATGACCATCGGGGTGGCAAAACCATCTGCAGCAGAACTGGCGCAGGTAAAACATTACTTTATCAATTCCCACTCCGTGCAGGACGACGTGAATGCGGCGGTGTTTGAACAATACGCGCTGCAGTCCGTTAAAGAAATATATGCCCAACAGCCCATAGCGGTCATGACAGGTGGCACGGGTCTTTACATAAAAGCTTTTTGCGAAGGCCTGGATGATATACCACCTGTATCGCCGGCAATAAGGGAGCGGATCACGGAACAATACCAGCAGCACGGCCTTTCCTGGCTGCAGCAGCAGGTGGCAGCGCAGGACCCCGCTTATTATAATACCGGCGAAATACACAACCCGCAACGGCTTATAAGGGCCCTGGAAGTAAAACAGGCTACCGGCCAGTCAATACGGCAATACCAGCAGGGAAAAAAAGGGGTAAGACCGTTCCGGATTGTTAAAATTGGATTGGAATTACCCCGGGAAGATTTGTACCGGAACATCAACCAGCGGGTGGATATCATGATGCAGCAGGGATTATTGGAAGAAGTACGATCATTGCTTCCCTTCCGCCACCTGAATGCACTGCAAACAGTGGGATACAATGAGTTGTTTAATTACCTGGATGGAAATGACACGCTCAGCGGGGCCATAGAGGCAATAAAAAGGAATACACGGCAATACGCCAAAAGACAAATGACCTGGTTTCGCAAAAGCGTTGATGTACAATGGTTTTCTCCCCACAACGATGCCGTCCTACTCGATTATTGCCGGGCCGCCATGACCGGCCCATAA
- a CDS encoding OmpP1/FadL family transporter yields the protein MNRKFYLIAVLFAGQQAVAQIPEDALRMSWNVPSGSARSQAIGGAMGSLGGEITNLWVNPAGLGFYKTSELVLSPGLTLAGSKGSFRETNATADRLTRFNLGASGLVFGYGDKYSRWTSKAFSIGVNRTANFAGSTYYKGTNDYSSFTEPLANDFFNYYANQRDNNPSLTDEQIIQNGINDYSLSLLTRMALYTYLVDVEPGPGGQGTVFSRAEDIGTVNQEFQSTTKGGITEIALGFAANMDDKLYIGGSVGIPIVNFQRNSMFRESDPTNNDQNEFSYSKYTEEFTSKGVGFNAKLGVIFKPVERLRIGFAAHSPSLYALKEKMTSKMVTDLETSFDPDFPVDSITSTTLQNGEDPTFKYDLVSPWKFMVSGSYVLNEVEDISRQRGFISADIEYVTYGSSKFKEAEDNGEGEYFKQVTEAVKQSYKGAFNFRVGGELKFNTIMTRLGFAYYGNPYEDKELKAHKMNVSGGLGYRDKGIFIDVTYVHSLNKDVHFPYRVDAPRANTYATIKDNSGNVMVTFGIKL from the coding sequence ATGAACAGAAAATTTTACCTGATCGCTGTATTGTTTGCCGGACAGCAGGCAGTAGCCCAGATACCGGAAGACGCCCTGCGTATGAGCTGGAACGTTCCATCGGGCTCGGCCCGCAGCCAGGCCATTGGCGGCGCTATGGGATCGCTGGGCGGAGAGATCACGAACCTGTGGGTAAACCCTGCCGGACTTGGCTTTTATAAAACCAGTGAGCTTGTATTGAGCCCCGGCCTTACGCTGGCCGGCAGCAAAGGCAGTTTCCGGGAAACCAATGCTACTGCCGACCGCCTCACCCGCTTTAACCTGGGTGCCTCGGGCCTTGTATTTGGCTATGGCGATAAGTACAGCCGGTGGACCAGCAAGGCCTTCAGTATTGGTGTGAACCGGACCGCCAATTTTGCCGGCAGCACTTATTATAAAGGCACAAACGATTACAGCTCCTTTACCGAGCCGCTGGCCAATGATTTTTTCAATTATTACGCCAACCAGCGGGACAATAATCCTTCTTTGACGGATGAGCAGATCATCCAAAACGGTATTAATGATTACAGTTTGTCGCTCCTTACCCGGATGGCCCTGTATACTTACCTGGTGGATGTGGAACCTGGTCCCGGTGGCCAGGGTACTGTTTTTTCGCGGGCAGAAGATATTGGCACCGTGAACCAGGAATTCCAGAGCACTACCAAGGGAGGCATCACTGAGATCGCGCTCGGCTTTGCCGCTAATATGGACGATAAGCTGTATATCGGCGGCAGCGTAGGTATTCCTATTGTGAATTTCCAGCGCAACAGTATGTTCCGGGAATCGGACCCCACGAATAATGACCAGAATGAATTTTCCTACTCCAAATACACAGAAGAGTTTACTTCCAAAGGCGTGGGCTTTAACGCCAAGCTGGGTGTGATCTTTAAACCGGTGGAAAGGTTACGCATTGGGTTTGCAGCACACAGTCCAAGCCTGTATGCTTTGAAAGAAAAGATGACCTCCAAGATGGTGACCGACCTGGAAACTTCATTTGACCCGGATTTCCCGGTGGACAGTATTACGTCAACCACTTTGCAAAACGGCGAGGACCCTACGTTCAAGTATGACCTGGTATCACCCTGGAAGTTTATGGTAAGCGGTTCTTATGTACTGAATGAAGTGGAGGATATTTCCCGTCAACGGGGTTTTATTTCTGCCGATATTGAGTATGTGACTTATGGCAGTTCGAAATTCAAGGAAGCAGAAGATAATGGCGAAGGAGAATATTTCAAGCAGGTAACGGAAGCCGTGAAACAATCTTATAAAGGTGCTTTCAATTTCCGGGTGGGTGGTGAGCTGAAGTTCAATACGATCATGACACGCCTTGGCTTTGCGTATTATGGCAATCCTTATGAAGATAAGGAACTGAAGGCCCATAAGATGAATGTAAGCGGTGGCCTGGGCTACCGGGACAAGGGTATTTTTATTGATGTTACTTATGTGCACAGTCTTAATAAGGATGTTCATTTCCCCTACCGTGTAGATGCGCCACGGGCTAATACATATGCTACAATTAAGGATAACAGTGGCAATGTGATGGTGACGTTTGGGATTAAGTTGTAA
- a CDS encoding Re/Si-specific NAD(P)(+) transhydrogenase subunit alpha, with amino-acid sequence MTIGILKESSAETRVSLLPEAVATLTKKNIAVWVEQGAGEKAWSNDQEYAKAGAQIKTRQEVLKSSDIILSIHQFPETESLAAKILLGVYQPLSHPGLMQDWAKQGITSFSLDMLPRTTRAQSMDVLSSQANIAGYKAVLLAANNYGRYFPMFMTAAGSIAPAKILILGAGVAGLQAIATARRLGAVVEVFDTRPAVKEEVMSLGAKFVEVEGAADASKAGGYAVEQTEEYQQRQQQKIAESTAKADIIITTAQIPGKKAPILITETMLGNMRHGSVIIDLAAATGGNTPFTKNNETVTINGVRIMGDSNLPATMPADASKLYGKNILNFLQLIINKESAIHLNWEDDLVKGACITHNGAVTHERVKNA; translated from the coding sequence ATGACGATCGGAATTTTGAAAGAATCATCAGCCGAGACACGCGTATCCCTGCTACCTGAAGCGGTAGCTACGCTCACCAAAAAGAACATTGCAGTATGGGTAGAGCAGGGGGCAGGGGAGAAAGCCTGGAGCAACGATCAGGAATATGCCAAAGCAGGAGCCCAGATCAAAACCCGGCAGGAGGTATTGAAGTCCTCCGATATTATCCTCTCCATCCACCAGTTCCCGGAAACAGAATCGCTCGCTGCGAAGATCCTCCTCGGAGTATACCAACCGCTGTCGCATCCCGGACTCATGCAGGACTGGGCCAAACAGGGCATCACTTCTTTCAGCCTCGACATGCTGCCCCGTACCACCCGTGCGCAGAGTATGGACGTCCTCAGCTCCCAGGCCAACATAGCAGGCTATAAGGCGGTATTGCTGGCTGCTAATAACTACGGGCGTTACTTTCCCATGTTCATGACGGCTGCCGGCAGCATTGCACCGGCTAAAATATTGATCCTCGGTGCCGGGGTGGCCGGTTTGCAGGCCATTGCCACTGCCCGGAGATTGGGCGCAGTAGTGGAGGTCTTTGATACCCGGCCCGCCGTGAAGGAAGAAGTAATGAGCCTCGGCGCCAAATTTGTGGAAGTGGAAGGCGCTGCCGATGCTTCCAAAGCCGGTGGCTATGCAGTAGAGCAAACAGAAGAATACCAACAGCGGCAGCAACAAAAAATTGCCGAAAGCACAGCCAAAGCAGATATCATCATCACAACAGCGCAGATACCCGGTAAAAAAGCGCCCATACTCATCACAGAAACCATGCTCGGCAACATGCGTCATGGTTCAGTGATCATTGACCTCGCAGCCGCCACCGGGGGCAACACGCCTTTTACAAAGAACAATGAAACGGTAACCATTAATGGTGTGCGCATCATGGGCGACAGCAACCTGCCCGCCACCATGCCGGCAGATGCCAGCAAGCTCTATGGTAAAAACATCCTGAACTTTTTACAGTTGATCATTAACAAGGAAAGCGCCATTCACCTCAATTGGGAAGATGACCTGGTAAAGGGCGCTTGTATCACACACAACGGGGCAGTGACGCACGAGCGGGTAAAGAATGCATAG
- a CDS encoding NAD(P) transhydrogenase subunit alpha — MEAVLKWLSDNQQIIYIVILMIFVGIEVIGRVPSVLHTPLMSGANAIHGVVIIGAIIVMGKAEGDNYMALILGFLAVVLGTLNVVGGFVVTDRMLEMFKSKKK, encoded by the coding sequence ATGGAAGCAGTTTTAAAATGGCTATCCGACAACCAGCAGATCATCTACATCGTCATCCTCATGATCTTTGTAGGTATTGAGGTCATTGGCCGTGTGCCCAGTGTGCTGCACACGCCCTTAATGAGTGGCGCCAATGCCATACACGGGGTGGTCATCATCGGGGCCATCATCGTCATGGGAAAAGCGGAGGGGGATAACTATATGGCGCTCATACTCGGCTTCCTCGCCGTGGTATTGGGTACGCTCAACGTGGTAGGCGGCTTTGTGGTAACCGACCGGATGTTAGAGATGTTTAAATCGAAGAAAAAGTAA
- a CDS encoding NAD(P)(+) transhydrogenase (Re/Si-specific) subunit beta: MEFSILTLCYLIGSVTFIIGLKMLSNPATARRGNLVAAAGMTVAIIGTIFLYRDDESGEKLHNYIWIFSGLVIGGIIGTLAAKKVKMTAMPEMVSLFNGMGGACAALISIIEFGHYAANGFKNTIHLELGEQTDDAILSLGVQTGVLITIFAGLIIGSVSFAGSMIAWGKLNGKVKDFAFKGQHIVNQVILVTILGLSVFLIYKIRASVGAMDDAPQVALNIAYISWLFYGVLALSLIYGVFFVMPIGGADMPVVISLLNSFTGVAAACGGFLYDNKVMLTGGILVGAAGTLLTILMCKAMNRSLLNVLIGSFGGGNNGGGGGAKKDQGAYKEISISDTAVIMTYAHKVMIVPGYGLAVAQAQHACHELEKLLEGKGVDVKYAIHPVAGRMPGHMNVLLAEADVNYDKLLEMEQANEEFATTDVVLVLGANDVVNPAAKTDTASPIYGMPILDVELAKNVIVNKRSMKPGYAGIENDLFFQPKTSMLFGDAKKVLQDLIAEIKNL, encoded by the coding sequence ATGGAATTCAGTATACTCACGCTTTGTTACCTGATCGGCTCTGTAACATTCATCATTGGTCTTAAAATGCTGTCCAATCCGGCCACGGCCCGCAGGGGCAACCTGGTGGCCGCCGCTGGTATGACGGTAGCGATCATAGGCACCATCTTCCTGTACCGGGATGATGAATCGGGTGAAAAACTGCACAACTATATTTGGATATTCAGCGGGCTTGTCATTGGTGGTATCATAGGCACCCTGGCCGCGAAAAAAGTGAAAATGACGGCCATGCCCGAAATGGTGAGCCTCTTCAATGGTATGGGCGGCGCCTGCGCGGCACTCATCTCCATCATTGAATTCGGGCATTATGCGGCCAATGGTTTTAAGAATACCATTCATCTTGAACTGGGAGAGCAGACGGATGATGCCATCCTGTCGCTGGGCGTGCAAACCGGTGTACTCATTACTATCTTCGCCGGGCTCATCATTGGTTCTGTTTCCTTTGCCGGCAGTATGATCGCCTGGGGCAAACTCAATGGTAAGGTCAAAGACTTTGCTTTCAAAGGACAGCACATTGTCAACCAGGTCATCCTCGTAACCATCCTCGGCTTATCTGTTTTCCTCATCTATAAGATCAGGGCCAGTGTAGGGGCTATGGACGACGCGCCGCAGGTGGCATTGAACATCGCTTACATCTCCTGGCTCTTCTATGGAGTACTGGCATTATCGCTCATCTACGGCGTATTCTTTGTAATGCCCATTGGCGGGGCTGATATGCCGGTGGTCATCTCCCTGCTCAACTCCTTTACCGGTGTGGCCGCTGCCTGCGGCGGTTTCCTCTATGACAACAAAGTAATGCTCACCGGTGGTATCCTCGTAGGCGCTGCCGGTACGCTGCTCACTATACTTATGTGTAAGGCCATGAACCGTTCCCTGCTCAATGTGCTCATCGGTTCATTTGGCGGCGGCAATAACGGCGGTGGTGGTGGCGCCAAAAAAGACCAGGGCGCTTACAAAGAAATATCCATCAGTGATACGGCCGTTATCATGACCTATGCTCACAAAGTCATGATCGTGCCGGGTTATGGTCTCGCGGTGGCGCAGGCGCAGCATGCCTGCCATGAACTGGAAAAACTGCTGGAAGGGAAAGGGGTGGATGTTAAATACGCCATACACCCGGTGGCAGGCCGCATGCCCGGCCACATGAACGTGCTGCTGGCAGAAGCGGATGTGAACTACGACAAACTGCTCGAAATGGAGCAGGCCAATGAAGAATTTGCCACTACCGATGTGGTGCTGGTGCTGGGAGCGAATGATGTGGTCAACCCCGCTGCCAAAACCGATACCGCTTCTCCCATCTATGGCATGCCCATCCTCGATGTGGAGCTGGCCAAAAACGTCATCGTCAACAAGCGCAGCATGAAGCCTGGTTATGCCGGCATTGAAAACGATCTTTTCTTCCAGCCCAAGACCTCCATGCTCTTTGGCGACGCCAAAAAAGTATTGCAGGATTTGATTGCGGAGATCAAGAACCTGTAA
- a CDS encoding methyltransferase RsmF C-terminal domain-like protein has protein sequence MNLPPALLNSLEGIKGYNRASFEAVHHSGEQVTSIRFNPQRPHSPLTIHYSPIPWTSHGYYLSERPSFTFDPAFHGGLYYVQEASSMFLEQALKQTTDLSKDMRVLDLCAAPGGKSTLIQSLITPNSLLVSNDVIKSRAAILEENLTKWGAANVIVTNNDPAHFAKLENFFDVLVIDAPCSGSGLFRRDEEAIAEWSEQNVQLCCQRQQRILADSFGALKEGGVLIYSTCSYSREEDEAIVDWLLQEFDLESLPLQTQPDWGIIETTSEKGKGYGYRFFPDKVKGEGLFLACLRKQTGTGTTVRAPKKSKWQKLSKTEAAIIQPWLKKEAPVQLWKQGDMIIAFPTALEEELFILSDHLYLRKAGIIIGKIAGNTLVPDHALALSNLLSENIVAVSLKKEAALQYLRREEVKITTAHTGWTLVYYEGIALGWIKVLHNRINNYYPSAWRILKSSNN, from the coding sequence TTGAACTTACCACCCGCATTACTAAATTCCCTCGAAGGGATTAAGGGATACAACCGCGCATCGTTCGAAGCCGTGCACCATTCCGGTGAACAGGTCACCTCTATCCGCTTTAACCCTCAAAGGCCCCACTCGCCACTCACCATTCACTACTCGCCGATTCCCTGGACCTCCCATGGCTACTACCTTTCCGAACGCCCTTCCTTCACCTTCGATCCTGCCTTCCACGGCGGATTATACTACGTGCAGGAAGCTTCCAGCATGTTCCTCGAACAGGCGCTGAAACAGACCACTGATCTGTCTAAAGATATGCGTGTGCTCGATCTCTGCGCAGCGCCGGGTGGTAAATCCACGCTCATCCAGTCGCTCATCACGCCCAATAGCTTGCTGGTAAGTAATGATGTCATCAAATCAAGGGCGGCCATCCTCGAAGAGAACCTGACCAAGTGGGGCGCCGCCAACGTCATCGTTACCAACAATGATCCCGCCCATTTCGCCAAACTGGAGAACTTTTTTGATGTCCTCGTCATTGATGCGCCCTGCAGTGGCAGCGGCTTATTCCGGCGCGATGAAGAGGCCATTGCCGAGTGGAGCGAACAAAACGTACAGCTTTGCTGCCAGCGCCAGCAGCGCATACTGGCCGATAGCTTTGGCGCACTCAAAGAAGGCGGCGTGCTCATCTATTCCACCTGTTCTTATTCAAGAGAAGAAGATGAAGCGATAGTAGACTGGTTGCTGCAGGAATTTGACCTCGAAAGCCTGCCCCTGCAAACACAACCGGATTGGGGCATTATAGAAACCACCAGTGAAAAAGGAAAGGGATATGGTTATCGTTTCTTCCCCGATAAAGTGAAGGGAGAGGGGCTTTTCCTCGCCTGCTTGCGCAAACAGACCGGCACGGGCACAACGGTGCGTGCACCTAAAAAATCAAAATGGCAAAAACTGTCCAAAACAGAAGCAGCCATCATCCAACCCTGGCTCAAAAAAGAGGCGCCCGTACAACTATGGAAGCAGGGTGATATGATCATTGCCTTTCCAACTGCCCTGGAGGAAGAGCTGTTCATCCTGTCCGACCACCTTTACCTGCGCAAAGCCGGTATAATAATTGGTAAAATAGCAGGGAATACCCTGGTACCCGATCATGCCCTGGCGCTCAGCAACCTCCTGTCGGAAAATATTGTTGCGGTATCGTTAAAAAAAGAAGCCGCATTACAATATTTGCGGAGGGAAGAAGTTAAAATAACAACCGCTCATACAGGCTGGACATTGGTATACTATGAAGGAATTGCCTTGGGTTGGATCAAAGTTTTACACAATCGTATCAACAACTACTATCCGTCGGCATGGCGTATATTGAAAAGTAGTAACAATTGA
- a CDS encoding LysM peptidoglycan-binding domain-containing protein, whose translation MLKIKVLLLVFVFLAGTVSAQQLKVQGVSPALYLTHTVAAKETWYSIGRLYNVSPKEIAPLNNSSIDKPLAIGQALKIPLTTNLSVDGTKAADEVFVPLYHTVQEKEWLYRISQNHHKVPVANLEKWNNITNDQLKPGMNLIVGYLKVKQGQSALAASGTNKIVAVTAAPPVAKTEPVKEEPKKETPVTVSNPAATTTNPPASATKEPTAGTVKTEEPKTGAVTPVKPATTPATTPAATTTTTTPAATTSTTNNNPPANTNFKGGYFRSQYGESGKNTAGNAGIFRSTSGWKDGKYYALMNNVPVGTIIKITFTTTQKTIYAKVLGQLPEMKESIGLMVRLSDAAASELGAENAKFYVDVKY comes from the coding sequence ATGTTGAAAATCAAAGTATTACTTCTTGTATTCGTATTCCTGGCAGGCACGGTAAGCGCACAACAGCTCAAAGTGCAGGGTGTATCGCCCGCGCTCTACCTCACGCACACCGTGGCAGCCAAAGAAACCTGGTATAGTATAGGTCGTTTATACAATGTAAGTCCTAAAGAAATTGCACCGCTCAACAACAGCAGTATAGACAAGCCCCTGGCGATCGGGCAGGCATTAAAAATACCGCTCACCACCAACCTGTCGGTAGATGGAACAAAAGCGGCTGATGAAGTATTTGTACCGCTGTACCATACTGTACAGGAAAAAGAATGGTTATACCGCATCAGCCAGAATCACCACAAAGTGCCGGTGGCCAACCTGGAAAAATGGAACAACATCACCAACGACCAGTTAAAGCCCGGCATGAACCTCATTGTAGGTTACCTGAAAGTAAAGCAGGGCCAGAGCGCACTGGCTGCTTCCGGTACCAATAAAATCGTGGCAGTAACGGCAGCGCCGCCGGTGGCCAAAACTGAACCGGTAAAAGAAGAACCGAAAAAAGAAACACCGGTTACCGTGTCCAATCCTGCTGCAACCACCACCAATCCGCCGGCATCGGCCACGAAGGAACCCACTGCCGGTACAGTCAAAACAGAAGAGCCTAAAACGGGGGCTGTTACGCCGGTAAAGCCTGCCACAACGCCGGCCACTACACCGGCGGCTACTACCACTACAACAACGCCTGCTGCTACTACCTCAACAACCAATAACAACCCACCCGCGAATACCAACTTCAAAGGAGGCTATTTCAGGTCGCAGTATGGAGAGTCGGGTAAAAACACGGCGGGCAATGCCGGTATCTTCAGGAGTACCAGTGGTTGGAAAGATGGTAAATACTATGCGCTCATGAACAATGTGCCTGTGGGTACCATCATCAAAATTACCTTTACCACTACGCAGAAGACCATTTATGCCAAAGTGCTGGGCCAGTTGCCGGAAATGAAAGAAAGCATCGGCCTCATGGTCCGCCTCAGCGACGCCGCCGCTTCTGAACTCGGCGCCGAGAACGCCAAATTTTATGTAGATGTGAAATACTAA
- a CDS encoding methionyl-tRNA formyltransferase produces the protein MNDQLKDTRIVFMGTPEFAVASLDALVKAGARIVGVVTAPDKPAGRGMKLNESAVKQYAATNGLHLLQPVKLKDPAFLEALQSLRADLQVVVAFRMLPEVVWNMPPLGTINLHGSLLPQYRGAAPINWAVINGEIETGVTTFKLQHEIDTGNILLQNSFAIGEDDTAGDVHDYMKEVGAKLLVKTVEGLVTGTIEEQPQAGILKSEAGTPKPIIDTDNRTSGDEATTILKHAPKIFTETCKIDWHKTSFEIHNLIRGLSPYPGAFTYLQDKVLKIYHSKKEIAPPTIPIGTADTNGKTYLKFACADGYIHVLDLQLEGKKRMTIEEFLRGYRF, from the coding sequence ATGAATGATCAGCTAAAGGATACAAGGATCGTATTTATGGGTACGCCGGAGTTTGCGGTAGCTTCGCTGGATGCGTTGGTGAAAGCGGGTGCGCGCATTGTAGGCGTGGTAACGGCGCCGGACAAACCGGCCGGACGGGGCATGAAACTGAATGAAAGTGCCGTCAAGCAATATGCTGCGACCAATGGCCTGCACCTGCTGCAACCGGTGAAGCTGAAAGACCCTGCTTTCCTGGAAGCCCTGCAGTCCCTGCGGGCCGACCTGCAGGTGGTCGTCGCCTTCCGGATGCTGCCTGAAGTGGTATGGAATATGCCCCCCCTGGGCACGATCAACCTGCATGGCTCTTTGCTGCCCCAATACCGTGGCGCCGCGCCCATCAACTGGGCCGTGATCAACGGAGAAATAGAAACCGGTGTTACCACTTTCAAGCTGCAACATGAAATAGACACGGGCAATATTTTATTACAGAACAGTTTTGCCATCGGGGAAGATGACACCGCCGGCGATGTACACGATTATATGAAAGAAGTAGGCGCCAAGTTGCTGGTGAAAACCGTAGAAGGACTGGTGACAGGGACGATTGAGGAGCAACCGCAGGCAGGAATCCTGAAGTCTGAAGCCGGAACACCGAAGCCGATCATTGATACCGACAACCGGACAAGCGGCGATGAAGCAACAACTATTCTTAAACATGCACCGAAGATCTTTACGGAGACGTGTAAGATAGACTGGCATAAGACGTCCTTTGAAATACATAATCTTATCCGCGGACTATCGCCTTACCCTGGTGCATTTACGTACCTGCAGGATAAGGTGTTGAAGATATACCACTCTAAGAAAGAGATCGCGCCCCCTACTATTCCTATCGGCACAGCGGATACGAACGGGAAGACGTACCTGAAGTTTGCCTGTGCAGATGGTTATATCCATGTGCTGGATCTACAATTGGAGGGGAAGAAAAGGATGACGATTGAGGAGTTCCTCAGAGGATACAGGTTTTAG